In one Molothrus ater isolate BHLD 08-10-18 breed brown headed cowbird chromosome 6, BPBGC_Mater_1.1, whole genome shotgun sequence genomic region, the following are encoded:
- the CARS1 gene encoding cysteine--tRNA ligase, cytoplasmic isoform X2, with protein sequence MAAAASAEHGKGKRVQPPWSPPEGTKHSRLCLYNSLTRSKEVFQPQNGKKVLWYCCGPTVYDASHMGHARSYISFDILRRILRDYFKYDVFYCMNITDIDDKIIKRARQNHLFERYRESKSTPDQLLEDVRTASELFSVKLNETTDPDKKQMLERIQNAVKSAFDPLQEALQAKLPAEEINRCHETLLEEAKDLLSDWLDSKFGSQVTDNSIFSKLPKFWEGEFHKDMEALNVLPPDVLTRVSEYVPEIVDFVKKIVDNGYGYVSNGSVYFDTMKFDASEKHSYAKLVPEAVGDQKALQEGEGDLSISADRLSEKRSPNDFALWKSSKPGEPSWDSPWGKGRPGWHIECSAMGGSVLGESMDIHGGGFDLRFPHHDNELAQSEAYFENDHWVRYFLHTGHLTIAGCKMSKSLKNFITIKDALKKHTARQLRLAFLMHSWKDTLDYSSNTMESAIQYEKFMNEFFLNVKDILRAPTDVTGQFQKWENQEVELNKNFYEKKAAIHEALCDNVDTRLVLEEMRSLVSQSNSYIAAKKSSRQMPNRLLLENISSYLTQMLKIFGAIESDDAIGFPVGGTSQNINIESTVMPYLQVLSEFREGVRQIAREKKVTEVLQLSDALRDDILPELGVRFEDHEGLPTVVKLVDKDTLLKEREEKKKIEEEKKRKKEEAARKKQQQEAAKLEKMKIPPHEMFKLELDKYSMFDENGFPTHDTEGKELSKGQIKKLKKLYETQEKLHKEYLQMVQNGSAN encoded by the exons ATGGCAGCAGCCGCCAGCGCCGAGCACG GTAAAGGCAAACGTGTGCAGCCTCCCTGGTCTCCCCCTGAAGGGACAAAACATTCCAGGCTCTGCCTCTACAACAGCCTGACTCGAAGTAAG GAAGTATTTCAGCCTCAGAATGGAAAAAAGGTCTTGTGGTATTGCTGTGGTCCAACAGTTTATGATGCTTCTCACATGGGACATGCCAG GTCCTACATCTCATTTGATATCCTGAGAAGAATCTTGAgggattattttaaatatgatgTTTTCTATTGTATGAATATTACAGATATTGATGACAAg ATCATCAAGAGAGCAAGACAAAATCACCTTTTTGAACGATATAGAGAGAGCAAATCAACACCAGATCAGCTGCTTGAAGATGTTAGGACTGCCTCAGAG ctCTTTTCAGTTAAACTAAATGAAACAACAGACCCGGATAAGAAGCAAATGTTGGAAAGAATTCAAAATGCAGTGAAGTCTGCTTTTGACCCTCTACAAGAAGCTCTCCAAGCAAAGCTCCCTGCTGAAGAGATCAACAGATGTCATGAG ACACTGTTGGAAGAAGCCAAAGATTTGCTGTCTGACTGGTTGGACTCAAAATTTGGCAGTCAGGTGACTGACAATTCCATATTCTCAAAGCTCCCCAAATTCTGGGAAGGGGAATTTCATAAAGATATGGAAGCACTCAAC GTTTTACCTCCAGATGTTTTAACACGGGTTAGTGAATATGTGCCAGAAATTGTGGATTTTGTGAAGAAGATTGTGGATAATGGTTATGG GTATGTGTCTAATGGATCTGTATACTTTGATACTATGAAGTTTGATGCCAGTGAAAAACACTCCTATGCTAAGTTGGTGCCTGAAGCCGTAGGTGATCAGAAAGCTCTTCAAGAGGGTGAAG gTGACCTGAGCATCTCAGCTGATCGCTTAAGCGAGAAGCGTTCTCCAAACGATTTTGCTTTATGGAAGTCCTCCAAGCCAGGAGAGCCCTCATGGGACTCTCCATGGGGAAAG GGTCGTCCAGGTTGGCACATTGAATGTTCTGCCATGGGTGGATCCGTTCTAGGAGAGTCGATGGACATTCATGGAGGAGGCTTTGATCTCCGGTTTCCTCACCATGACAATGAACTGGCCCAGTCTGAG gcaTATTTCGAAAACGATCACTGGGTTCGGTATTTTCTGCATACTGGTCACTTAACAATTGCTGGCTGTAAAATGTCCAAATCTTTGAAGAATTTCATTACCATAAAAGATGCACTGAAGAAACACACag CACGACAGTTACGGCTGGCTTTCCTCATGCACTCTTGGAAGGATACACTGGATTATTCAAGTAATACCATGGAGTCAGCTATTCAGTATGAGAAGTTTATGAAT gaattttttttgaaTGTGAAGGATATTCTTCGAGCTCCCACTGATGTGACAGGCCAGtttcagaaatgggaaaatcaAGAAGTAGAGCTGAACAAGAA tttttacGAGAAGAAAGCAGCAATTCATGAAGCACTGTGTGACAATGTTGACACCCGCTTGGTTTTAGAAGAAATGCGCTCCTTAGTCAGCCAGAGTAACTCCTATATTGCTGCAAAGAAATCCTCCAGGCAGATGCCAAACAGGCTTCTTTTAGAAAACATCAGCTCCTATCTCACTCAAATGCTAAAG ATTTTTGGTGCCATAGAAAGTGATGATGCAATTGGTTTTCCTGTTGGAGGGACTAGTCAAAACATAAAT ATTGAGTCTACAGTGATGCCATACCTCCAAGTTCTTTCTGAGTTCAGAGAAGGAGTGCGACAAATCGCCAGAGAGAAGAAAG TAACTGAAGTGCTGCAGTTGAGTGATGCTCTTCGGGATGACATCCTGCCTGAACTTGGAGTTCGATTTGAAGATCATGAAG GACTTCCAACCGTGGTTAAATTAGTGGATAAGGACACATTattgaaagaaagagaagaaaagaaaaag atagaagaagagaaaaaaaggaagaaagaagaagcagccaggaaaaaacaacagcaggaa GCagcaaaactggaaaaaatgaagattCCACCACATGAAATGTTTAAATTGGAACTTGACAAATATTCCATGTTTGATGAAAAT ggATTTCCTACCCATGATACAGAAGGCAAAGAACTTAGCAAAGGACAAATTAAGAAGCTAAAGAAACTTTATGAAACCCAAGAAAAGCTACACAAGGAGTATCTACAAATGGTTCAGAATGGAAGTGCAAATTGA
- the CARS1 gene encoding cysteine--tRNA ligase, cytoplasmic isoform X1: MAAAASAEHASSYSFILSISEEEARVKALNEYLSTRSYIQGFTFSHADVEVFRKFSGPPVDQYIHVVRWYRHIEAIYDGSSDKNEPCKLQTSKGKRVQPPWSPPEGTKHSRLCLYNSLTRSKEVFQPQNGKKVLWYCCGPTVYDASHMGHARSYISFDILRRILRDYFKYDVFYCMNITDIDDKIIKRARQNHLFERYRESKSTPDQLLEDVRTASELFSVKLNETTDPDKKQMLERIQNAVKSAFDPLQEALQAKLPAEEINRCHETLLEEAKDLLSDWLDSKFGSQVTDNSIFSKLPKFWEGEFHKDMEALNVLPPDVLTRVSEYVPEIVDFVKKIVDNGYGYVSNGSVYFDTMKFDASEKHSYAKLVPEAVGDQKALQEGEGDLSISADRLSEKRSPNDFALWKSSKPGEPSWDSPWGKGRPGWHIECSAMGGSVLGESMDIHGGGFDLRFPHHDNELAQSEAYFENDHWVRYFLHTGHLTIAGCKMSKSLKNFITIKDALKKHTARQLRLAFLMHSWKDTLDYSSNTMESAIQYEKFMNEFFLNVKDILRAPTDVTGQFQKWENQEVELNKNFYEKKAAIHEALCDNVDTRLVLEEMRSLVSQSNSYIAAKKSSRQMPNRLLLENISSYLTQMLKIFGAIESDDAIGFPVGGTSQNINIESTVMPYLQVLSEFREGVRQIAREKKVTEVLQLSDALRDDILPELGVRFEDHEGLPTVVKLVDKDTLLKEREEKKKIEEEKKRKKEEAARKKQQQEAAKLEKMKIPPHEMFKLELDKYSMFDENGFPTHDTEGKELSKGQIKKLKKLYETQEKLHKEYLQMVQNGSAN; encoded by the exons ATGGCAGCAGCCGCCAGCGCCGAGCACG CTTCCAGCTACAGTTTTATTCTGAGCATTAGTGAAGAGGAAGCCAGGGTGAAGGCTCTGAACGAGTACCTGAGCACTCGTAGTTATATCCAGGGGTTCACATTTTCACATGCAGATGTGGAGGTGTTCAGAAAGTTTTCGGGGCCACCTGTGGACCAGTATATCCATGTTGTCCGGTGGTACAGACACATAGAAGCAATCTATGATGGCAGCAGTGACAAAAATGAGCCTTGTAAACTTCAAACAA GTAAAGGCAAACGTGTGCAGCCTCCCTGGTCTCCCCCTGAAGGGACAAAACATTCCAGGCTCTGCCTCTACAACAGCCTGACTCGAAGTAAG GAAGTATTTCAGCCTCAGAATGGAAAAAAGGTCTTGTGGTATTGCTGTGGTCCAACAGTTTATGATGCTTCTCACATGGGACATGCCAG GTCCTACATCTCATTTGATATCCTGAGAAGAATCTTGAgggattattttaaatatgatgTTTTCTATTGTATGAATATTACAGATATTGATGACAAg ATCATCAAGAGAGCAAGACAAAATCACCTTTTTGAACGATATAGAGAGAGCAAATCAACACCAGATCAGCTGCTTGAAGATGTTAGGACTGCCTCAGAG ctCTTTTCAGTTAAACTAAATGAAACAACAGACCCGGATAAGAAGCAAATGTTGGAAAGAATTCAAAATGCAGTGAAGTCTGCTTTTGACCCTCTACAAGAAGCTCTCCAAGCAAAGCTCCCTGCTGAAGAGATCAACAGATGTCATGAG ACACTGTTGGAAGAAGCCAAAGATTTGCTGTCTGACTGGTTGGACTCAAAATTTGGCAGTCAGGTGACTGACAATTCCATATTCTCAAAGCTCCCCAAATTCTGGGAAGGGGAATTTCATAAAGATATGGAAGCACTCAAC GTTTTACCTCCAGATGTTTTAACACGGGTTAGTGAATATGTGCCAGAAATTGTGGATTTTGTGAAGAAGATTGTGGATAATGGTTATGG GTATGTGTCTAATGGATCTGTATACTTTGATACTATGAAGTTTGATGCCAGTGAAAAACACTCCTATGCTAAGTTGGTGCCTGAAGCCGTAGGTGATCAGAAAGCTCTTCAAGAGGGTGAAG gTGACCTGAGCATCTCAGCTGATCGCTTAAGCGAGAAGCGTTCTCCAAACGATTTTGCTTTATGGAAGTCCTCCAAGCCAGGAGAGCCCTCATGGGACTCTCCATGGGGAAAG GGTCGTCCAGGTTGGCACATTGAATGTTCTGCCATGGGTGGATCCGTTCTAGGAGAGTCGATGGACATTCATGGAGGAGGCTTTGATCTCCGGTTTCCTCACCATGACAATGAACTGGCCCAGTCTGAG gcaTATTTCGAAAACGATCACTGGGTTCGGTATTTTCTGCATACTGGTCACTTAACAATTGCTGGCTGTAAAATGTCCAAATCTTTGAAGAATTTCATTACCATAAAAGATGCACTGAAGAAACACACag CACGACAGTTACGGCTGGCTTTCCTCATGCACTCTTGGAAGGATACACTGGATTATTCAAGTAATACCATGGAGTCAGCTATTCAGTATGAGAAGTTTATGAAT gaattttttttgaaTGTGAAGGATATTCTTCGAGCTCCCACTGATGTGACAGGCCAGtttcagaaatgggaaaatcaAGAAGTAGAGCTGAACAAGAA tttttacGAGAAGAAAGCAGCAATTCATGAAGCACTGTGTGACAATGTTGACACCCGCTTGGTTTTAGAAGAAATGCGCTCCTTAGTCAGCCAGAGTAACTCCTATATTGCTGCAAAGAAATCCTCCAGGCAGATGCCAAACAGGCTTCTTTTAGAAAACATCAGCTCCTATCTCACTCAAATGCTAAAG ATTTTTGGTGCCATAGAAAGTGATGATGCAATTGGTTTTCCTGTTGGAGGGACTAGTCAAAACATAAAT ATTGAGTCTACAGTGATGCCATACCTCCAAGTTCTTTCTGAGTTCAGAGAAGGAGTGCGACAAATCGCCAGAGAGAAGAAAG TAACTGAAGTGCTGCAGTTGAGTGATGCTCTTCGGGATGACATCCTGCCTGAACTTGGAGTTCGATTTGAAGATCATGAAG GACTTCCAACCGTGGTTAAATTAGTGGATAAGGACACATTattgaaagaaagagaagaaaagaaaaag atagaagaagagaaaaaaaggaagaaagaagaagcagccaggaaaaaacaacagcaggaa GCagcaaaactggaaaaaatgaagattCCACCACATGAAATGTTTAAATTGGAACTTGACAAATATTCCATGTTTGATGAAAAT ggATTTCCTACCCATGATACAGAAGGCAAAGAACTTAGCAAAGGACAAATTAAGAAGCTAAAGAAACTTTATGAAACCCAAGAAAAGCTACACAAGGAGTATCTACAAATGGTTCAGAATGGAAGTGCAAATTGA